A genomic region of Streptomyces rimosus contains the following coding sequences:
- a CDS encoding HRDC domain-containing protein produces the protein MTDAQKTAEDSTLRTPGDSPPDTRPAPVPLLEPREGTPPVTATAEELAEVVTAFAAGTGPVAVDAERASGYRYGQRAYLVQLRREGAGSVLIDPVGCPDLSALGEAITDAEWVLHAATQDLPCLRDIGMVPSRLFDTELAGRLAGFARVGLGAMVENVLGYALEKGHSAVDWSTRPLPEPWLRYAALDVELLVDLRDALEDELSRQGKLEWAHQEFAAIAAAPPAPPRKDPWRRTSGMHKVRRRRQMAVVRELWTTRDEVAQRRDISPGKVLGDAAIIEAALNLPPNTHALAALAGFGHRMGRRQLEQWQAAVDRARALPESELPQPGQPLNGPPPPRSWADKDPAAAARLAAARTAVTALAEDLNLPQENLITPDTVRRLCWEPPAEPTKEAVAAVLAGHGARPWQIEQVTPILTEALTSTGA, from the coding sequence GTGACCGACGCCCAAAAGACCGCAGAAGACTCGACACTGCGAACACCCGGAGACTCGCCTCCGGACACCCGCCCGGCGCCGGTCCCCCTGCTGGAACCGCGCGAGGGCACCCCGCCCGTGACGGCCACGGCCGAGGAACTTGCCGAAGTCGTGACGGCCTTCGCGGCCGGTACCGGTCCGGTGGCGGTGGACGCCGAACGGGCCTCCGGCTACCGCTACGGCCAGCGCGCCTACCTGGTGCAGCTGCGCCGCGAAGGCGCCGGCAGCGTCCTGATCGACCCGGTCGGCTGCCCCGACCTCTCGGCGCTGGGCGAGGCGATCACCGACGCCGAGTGGGTGCTGCACGCCGCCACCCAGGACCTCCCCTGCCTGCGCGACATAGGCATGGTCCCGTCCCGGCTCTTCGACACCGAGCTGGCCGGCCGCCTCGCCGGCTTCGCCCGCGTCGGCCTCGGCGCCATGGTGGAGAACGTCCTCGGCTACGCCCTGGAGAAGGGCCACTCCGCGGTCGACTGGTCCACCCGCCCGCTGCCGGAACCCTGGCTGCGCTACGCCGCACTCGACGTCGAGCTGCTGGTCGACCTGCGCGACGCCCTGGAGGACGAGCTGTCGCGGCAGGGCAAGCTCGAATGGGCGCACCAGGAGTTCGCGGCCATCGCCGCCGCGCCCCCGGCGCCGCCCCGCAAGGACCCCTGGCGCCGCACGTCCGGCATGCACAAGGTCCGCCGCCGCCGGCAGATGGCCGTCGTACGGGAACTGTGGACCACCCGTGACGAGGTCGCCCAGCGCCGCGACATCTCACCCGGCAAGGTGCTCGGCGACGCCGCCATCATCGAAGCGGCCCTGAACCTGCCCCCCAACACCCACGCCCTCGCCGCCCTCGCCGGCTTCGGCCACCGCATGGGCCGCCGCCAGCTCGAACAGTGGCAGGCCGCCGTGGACCGCGCCCGCGCCCTGCCGGAAAGCGAGCTGCCGCAGCCCGGCCAGCCGCTGAACGGCCCCCCGCCGCCCCGCTCCTGGGCCGACAAGGACCCGGCGGCGGCGGCCCGCCTGGCCGCCGCCCGTACGGCGGTGACCGCCCTGGCCGAGGACCTGAACCTCCCCCAGGAGAACCTGATCACCCCCGACACGGTGCGCCGCCTGTGCTGGGAGCCCCCCGCCGAGCCGACCAAGGAAGCCGTCGCGGCCGTCCTGGCCGGCCACGGCGCCCGCCCCTGGCAGATCGAACAGGTCACCCCGATCCTCACCGAGGCCCTGACCTCGACCGGCGCCTGA
- a CDS encoding thiolase family protein has translation MPRTARDVVFVDGVRTPFGKAGPKGIYHETRADDLVVKCIRELLRRNPDLDPARIDEVALAATTQIGDQGLTLGRTAGILAGLPQSVPGFSIDRMCAGAMTAVTSIAGGVSFGAYDIAVAGGVEHMGRHPMGEGVDPNPRFVSEKLVDQSALFMGMTAENLHDRLPHLTKQRADEYAVRSQEKAAKAYADGKIQADLVPISVRRTNPEGGETGWGLATADEPMRPGTTLENLANLKTPFRPHGRVTAGNAAGLNDGATASLIAAEDVARELGLPVKMRLVDYAFAGVEPEVMGIGPVPATEKALAKAGLTIDDIGLFEINEAFAVQVLSLLDHYGIADDDPRVNQYGGAIAFGHPLASSGVRLMTQLARQFEEQPQVRYGITTMCVGFGMGGTVIWENPHFEGAGK, from the coding sequence GTGCCTCGTACCGCTAGGGACGTCGTCTTCGTCGACGGCGTCCGCACCCCGTTCGGCAAGGCGGGCCCCAAGGGCATCTACCACGAGACCCGCGCCGACGACCTGGTCGTCAAGTGCATCCGGGAGCTGCTGCGCCGCAACCCGGACCTCGACCCGGCCCGTATCGACGAGGTCGCCCTCGCCGCCACGACCCAGATCGGCGACCAGGGCCTGACCCTGGGCCGTACCGCCGGCATCCTCGCCGGCCTCCCGCAGTCCGTGCCCGGCTTCTCCATCGACCGGATGTGCGCCGGCGCCATGACCGCCGTGACGAGCATCGCCGGCGGCGTCTCCTTCGGCGCGTACGACATCGCCGTCGCGGGCGGCGTGGAGCACATGGGCCGCCACCCCATGGGCGAGGGCGTCGACCCCAACCCCCGCTTCGTCAGCGAGAAGCTCGTCGACCAGTCGGCCCTCTTCATGGGCATGACGGCGGAGAACCTCCACGACCGCCTCCCCCACCTCACCAAGCAGCGCGCCGACGAGTACGCGGTACGCAGCCAGGAGAAGGCCGCCAAGGCGTACGCCGACGGCAAGATCCAGGCCGACCTGGTGCCGATCTCGGTGCGCCGCACCAACCCGGAGGGCGGCGAGACCGGCTGGGGCCTGGCGACCGCCGACGAGCCGATGCGCCCGGGCACCACCCTGGAGAACCTGGCGAACCTCAAGACGCCGTTCCGCCCGCACGGCCGCGTCACCGCCGGCAACGCCGCGGGCCTGAACGACGGCGCCACCGCCTCGCTGATCGCCGCCGAGGACGTGGCCCGCGAGCTGGGCCTGCCGGTCAAGATGCGCCTGGTGGACTACGCCTTCGCGGGCGTCGAGCCGGAGGTCATGGGCATCGGCCCGGTCCCGGCGACCGAGAAGGCCCTGGCCAAGGCGGGTCTGACGATCGACGACATCGGCCTCTTCGAGATCAACGAGGCGTTCGCCGTCCAGGTGCTGTCGCTGCTCGACCACTACGGCATCGCGGACGACGACCCGCGCGTCAACCAGTACGGCGGCGCGATCGCCTTCGGCCACCCCCTCGCCTCCTCCGGCGTGCGTCTGATGACGCAGCTGGCCCGGCAGTTCGAGGAGCAGCCGCAGGTGCGTTACGGCATCACGACCATGTGCGTCGGCTTCGGCATGGGCGGCACGGTCATCTGGGAGAACCCGCACTTCGAGGGAGCAGGCAAGTGA
- a CDS encoding PepSY domain-containing protein: MTEDQRSRKALVPEAKISYDQALKAATGAVSGSKGVSVELKRGSGGKPEWVTEVAGEDGKAGTVRVDAVSGKAGAPEAKKNDDDDMRELADRLKRATVTPQQAAATATGRKSGTVTAVELDTNDQKKEIWSVDVVTKNDWNKTTFDVDAASRKILREHVDRD; encoded by the coding sequence ATGACCGAGGATCAGCGGTCGCGCAAGGCGCTCGTTCCGGAGGCCAAGATCTCGTATGACCAGGCGCTCAAGGCTGCTACGGGGGCGGTGTCGGGCTCCAAGGGGGTGTCGGTGGAGCTCAAGCGGGGGAGTGGCGGCAAGCCTGAGTGGGTTACGGAGGTGGCCGGTGAGGATGGGAAGGCCGGCACCGTGCGGGTTGACGCGGTTTCCGGGAAGGCGGGGGCGCCGGAGGCCAAGAAGAACGATGACGATGACATGAGGGAGCTGGCGGACCGGCTCAAGCGGGCCACGGTGACGCCGCAGCAGGCCGCTGCCACGGCCACGGGGCGCAAGAGCGGGACGGTTACCGCTGTGGAGCTGGACACCAATGACCAGAAGAAGGAGATCTGGTCGGTGGATGTGGTGACCAAGAACGACTGGAACAAGACCACGTTCGATGTGGACGCGGCCAGCCGGAAGATTCTGCGCGAGCACGTCGACCGGGACTGA
- a CDS encoding 3-hydroxyacyl-CoA dehydrogenase NAD-binding domain-containing protein translates to MTTTTELLKGAAELFPDEVVTQAHVRHLELPGAGTFALITLDNGLDHTKPTTFGPQSLANLNAAIDQVEAEAKDGKISGVGITGKPFIFAVGADLKGVELLKRHEDALAIGKGGHDVFKRLSGLAVPTFAYYNGAAMGGGVEVGLHCTYRTVSKALPAFSLPEVFLGLVPGWGGCVLLPNLIGADRAVSVIIENSLNQNKQLKGQQVYDLGIADAIFEGADFLEQSLLWTASVLKGDTEVVRADVDRGEAWDQAVQRGKAIADGKVHGAAPAAYRALDIIAAAKNGDLRQGFDAEDQALADLIMGGELRSGIYSFNLVQKRAKRPAGAPDKSLARPVTKVGVVGAGLMASQLALLFARRLEVPVVLTDIDQARIDKGVEYVHGEIDKLLLKGRVNQDKANRLKGLVTGHLDKAAAFGDADFVIEAVFEEMGVKQQVFAEVEAVVPEHAILATNTSSLSVTEMASKLKHPERVVGFHFFNPVAILPLLEIVRAEKTDDASLATAFSVAKSLKKTAVLVKDAPAFVVNRILTRFMGEIQNVIDEGTPVETAEKAVEPLGLPMSPLVLLELVGPAIGLHVSETLHGAFPDRFTVSPNLAAVVKAGKRGFYVYDSGKPELDPEVKALLKQGDSVLTEEQVRDRVLDAVAQEIGLMLDEGVVAEAQDIDLCLITGAGWPFHLGGITPYLDREGVSERVNGKKFLAPGVASVPA, encoded by the coding sequence GTGACCACCACCACCGAGCTGCTGAAGGGCGCGGCCGAGCTGTTCCCGGACGAGGTCGTCACCCAGGCGCACGTACGGCACCTGGAGCTGCCCGGCGCCGGCACCTTCGCGCTGATCACGCTGGACAACGGCCTGGACCACACCAAGCCGACCACCTTCGGCCCGCAGTCGCTGGCGAACCTGAACGCCGCGATCGACCAGGTCGAGGCGGAGGCCAAGGACGGGAAGATCTCCGGCGTCGGCATCACCGGCAAGCCGTTCATCTTCGCCGTCGGCGCCGACCTCAAGGGCGTCGAGCTGCTCAAGCGGCACGAGGACGCGCTGGCCATCGGCAAGGGCGGCCACGACGTCTTCAAGCGCCTGTCGGGCCTGGCCGTGCCGACCTTCGCGTACTACAACGGCGCCGCGATGGGCGGCGGCGTCGAGGTCGGTCTGCACTGCACGTACCGCACCGTCTCGAAGGCGCTGCCCGCCTTCTCGCTGCCCGAGGTCTTCCTCGGCCTGGTGCCCGGCTGGGGCGGCTGCGTCCTGCTGCCGAACCTGATCGGCGCCGACCGCGCGGTCTCGGTGATCATCGAGAACTCGCTCAACCAGAACAAGCAGCTCAAGGGGCAGCAGGTCTACGACCTCGGCATCGCCGACGCGATCTTCGAGGGCGCGGACTTCCTGGAGCAGTCGCTGCTGTGGACCGCCTCGGTCCTCAAGGGCGACACCGAGGTCGTACGGGCCGATGTCGACCGCGGCGAGGCGTGGGACCAGGCCGTACAGCGCGGCAAGGCCATCGCGGACGGCAAGGTGCACGGCGCCGCCCCGGCCGCGTACCGCGCGCTGGACATCATCGCCGCCGCCAAGAACGGCGACCTGCGCCAGGGCTTCGACGCGGAAGACCAGGCCCTCGCCGACCTGATCATGGGCGGCGAGCTGCGCAGCGGCATCTACTCCTTCAACCTGGTGCAGAAGCGCGCCAAGCGCCCCGCCGGCGCCCCGGACAAGTCGCTCGCGCGCCCGGTCACCAAGGTGGGCGTGGTCGGCGCGGGCCTGATGGCCTCCCAGCTGGCGCTGCTCTTCGCGCGCCGCCTGGAGGTGCCGGTCGTGCTGACCGACATCGACCAGGCCCGGATCGACAAGGGCGTGGAGTACGTCCACGGCGAGATCGACAAGCTGCTCCTGAAGGGCCGCGTCAACCAGGACAAGGCCAACCGCCTCAAGGGCCTGGTGACCGGCCACCTGGACAAGGCCGCCGCCTTCGGCGACGCGGACTTCGTCATCGAGGCCGTCTTCGAGGAGATGGGCGTCAAGCAGCAGGTGTTCGCCGAGGTCGAGGCGGTCGTGCCGGAGCACGCCATCCTCGCCACGAACACCTCGTCCCTCTCGGTCACCGAGATGGCGTCCAAGCTCAAGCACCCCGAGCGGGTCGTGGGCTTCCACTTCTTCAACCCGGTCGCGATCCTGCCGCTGCTGGAGATCGTGCGCGCGGAGAAGACCGACGACGCGTCGCTGGCCACCGCCTTCTCCGTCGCCAAGTCGCTGAAGAAGACGGCTGTGCTGGTCAAGGACGCCCCGGCGTTCGTGGTCAACCGCATCCTGACCCGCTTCATGGGCGAGATCCAGAACGTCATCGACGAGGGCACCCCCGTCGAGACCGCCGAGAAGGCCGTCGAGCCGCTCGGTCTGCCGATGTCGCCGCTGGTGCTGCTGGAGCTGGTCGGCCCGGCCATCGGCCTGCACGTCTCCGAGACGCTGCACGGCGCCTTCCCGGACCGCTTCACCGTCTCGCCGAACCTGGCCGCCGTGGTCAAGGCCGGCAAGCGCGGCTTCTACGTGTACGACTCCGGCAAGCCGGAGCTGGACCCGGAGGTCAAGGCGCTCCTCAAGCAGGGCGACTCCGTCCTGACCGAGGAGCAGGTCCGCGACCGTGTCCTGGACGCGGTGGCCCAGGAGATCGGCCTGATGCTGGACGAGGGCGTCGTGGCCGAGGCGCAGGACATCGACCTGTGCCTGATCACCGGCGCCGGCTGGCCCTTCCACCTGGGCGGCATCACGCCGTACCTGGACCGCGAGGGCGTCTCCGAGCGCGTCAACGGCAAGAAGTTCCTCGCCCCGGGTGTGGCGAGCGTGCCCGCGTAA